A window of the Firmicutes bacterium CAG:345 genome harbors these coding sequences:
- a CDS encoding putative uncharacterized protein (product inferred by homology to UniProt) gives MSYKAMAHIHSLNGEMAEITVLEEVGNNDYIVDYKGVKCHALFNWFVCQFYVDDVYRRVDK, from the coding sequence ATGAGTTATAAAGCAATGGCACACATTCACTCGCTTAACGGCGAAATGGCGGAAATAACCGTCTTGGAAGAAGTCGGAAACAATGATTACATAGTCGATTATAAGGGTGTGAAATGTCACGCCCTTTTTAATTGGTTTGTTTGTCAGTTCTACGTTGACGACGTTTACAGGAGAGTCGATAAATGA